A genomic stretch from Edaphobacter aggregans includes:
- a CDS encoding histidine-type phosphatase has protein sequence MIFRVYDRRLLLNILIAAFCAQIALGQPAQKPDDGDLQAVIVLMRHGVRAPIESETRSSAYNAQAWPAWPTEPGVLTPHGSDALRRLGEFYRERYSSFLQDDTCDQSVFYVEANTTQRTIASAKAVLTGLSPQCKVEVHSTVSPFNPLFSPSMSKDVDQQRIKDATSGRMADQPDWFTNAFARQLEKMHTILIDCKGPGCNRAVPDFRSIQVQDGIATPRDPHIENPVVLGADFAENFLLQYTEGKPMTQVGWGRLSRADLNDLMQMNTQFHDFILRTPYTAQVGASHLAAHIRDTVLSAASDKPTPNQLGNPKDRFILLVGHDSNLSWLGGLLNLDWLLPDQTFNATPPGSALVFEVRRSRINNGSFVQVFFISQTLDQIRDLHPLTGAEHPSVAPVFVPGCSGPAPAYACSVEEFGRVVDSAIDPRLSRRSLPVR, from the coding sequence ATGATTTTCAGAGTGTACGACCGACGCCTCCTCCTCAACATTTTAATTGCAGCTTTCTGCGCTCAAATCGCTCTCGGACAGCCTGCACAAAAGCCAGACGATGGCGATCTTCAGGCCGTGATTGTGCTCATGCGGCATGGCGTGCGAGCACCGATAGAAAGCGAGACACGTTCCAGCGCCTACAACGCGCAGGCTTGGCCAGCATGGCCGACTGAGCCCGGTGTCCTGACACCGCACGGGAGCGACGCTTTGCGTAGGCTTGGTGAGTTCTATCGCGAACGTTATTCCTCGTTCTTACAGGATGACACCTGCGATCAATCGGTGTTCTACGTCGAAGCGAATACGACCCAACGCACGATCGCCTCGGCTAAGGCGGTACTGACCGGGCTATCTCCGCAATGCAAGGTGGAAGTACATTCGACGGTTAGTCCATTCAACCCGCTCTTTTCGCCGTCGATGAGCAAGGATGTCGACCAGCAGCGTATCAAGGATGCTACTTCTGGCCGAATGGCAGACCAGCCAGATTGGTTTACTAACGCCTTTGCCCGTCAATTGGAAAAGATGCACACCATACTTATCGATTGCAAAGGTCCCGGTTGCAATCGCGCCGTTCCGGACTTTCGCAGTATTCAGGTTCAGGACGGCATAGCAACTCCTCGTGATCCGCATATTGAAAACCCAGTCGTCCTCGGCGCAGATTTCGCTGAAAACTTCTTGCTTCAATACACCGAAGGCAAGCCTATGACGCAGGTTGGCTGGGGCCGGCTATCCCGCGCAGACCTCAACGATCTGATGCAGATGAACACCCAGTTCCACGATTTCATACTCCGCACTCCCTATACGGCACAGGTGGGAGCCTCCCATCTTGCGGCACACATTCGCGACACTGTTCTCAGCGCTGCTTCGGATAAGCCGACGCCCAATCAACTCGGTAACCCGAAAGATCGGTTCATCCTGCTCGTAGGGCACGACTCCAACTTGAGTTGGCTTGGCGGCCTGCTTAATCTCGATTGGCTTCTGCCCGACCAGACGTTTAACGCGACTCCTCCTGGAAGTGCGCTCGTCTTCGAGGTTCGACGCAGCCGGATAAACAACGGCTCTTTCGTGCAAGTTTTCTTTATCAGTCAGACACTGGACCAGATACGCGATCTTCATCCTTTGACTGGCGCTGAGCATCCTTCCGTAGCGCCTGTTTTTGTCCCTGGTTGCAGCGGCCCGGCACCCGCCTATGCGTGCTCGGTTGAGGAGTTCGGTCGAGTTGTCGATTCCGCCATCGATCCTCGCTTGTCACGCAGATCGCTACCGGTTCGTTAA